In the genome of Dickeya fangzhongdai, one region contains:
- the cyoE gene encoding heme o synthase, producing MIKQYLQVTKPGIIFGNLISVIGGFLLAAKGTINYPLFVATLIGVSLVVASGCVFNNVIDRDIDKKMERTKNRVLVKGLIPLKNTLIYASLLGIAGFALLYLAANPLAMWLAVMGFVVYVGVYSLYMKRHSVYGTLIGSLSGAAPPVIGYCAVSNQFDAGALILLLIFSLWQMPHSYAIAIFRFKDYQAANIPVLPVVKGISVAKHHITLYILAFMIATLMLSLGGYAGYKYLVVAAAVSVWWLGMALSGYKSPNDDRVWARKLFVFSIVAITSLSVMMSVDSMAPMQESLLTYLH from the coding sequence ATGATTAAGCAATACCTGCAGGTCACCAAACCCGGCATTATTTTTGGCAACCTGATTTCCGTTATCGGCGGATTTTTGCTGGCAGCCAAGGGCACCATCAACTATCCGCTGTTTGTCGCGACCCTGATCGGGGTGTCGCTGGTCGTTGCATCGGGTTGCGTCTTTAACAACGTTATCGATCGCGATATCGACAAAAAAATGGAGAGGACCAAGAATCGGGTTCTGGTGAAGGGGCTGATTCCGCTGAAGAACACGCTGATTTACGCTTCGCTGTTAGGTATTGCTGGCTTCGCGTTACTGTACCTCGCGGCAAATCCGCTGGCCATGTGGCTGGCGGTGATGGGGTTTGTGGTATATGTCGGCGTTTACAGCCTGTACATGAAACGCCATTCGGTTTACGGCACGTTGATTGGCAGCCTGTCGGGTGCGGCGCCGCCGGTAATCGGCTATTGCGCTGTCAGCAATCAGTTTGACGCCGGCGCGCTGATTCTGCTGCTGATTTTCAGCCTGTGGCAGATGCCGCACTCCTATGCCATCGCGATTTTCCGCTTTAAGGATTATCAGGCCGCCAATATTCCGGTGCTGCCGGTCGTCAAAGGCATTTCCGTGGCGAAGCATCATATTACGCTGTACATCCTGGCGTTTATGATTGCGACCCTGATGCTGTCGCTGGGCGGTTACGCCGGCTACAAATACCTGGTGGTGGCGGCGGCGGTCAGCGTCTGGTGGCTTGGCATGGCGTTGTCCGGCTACAAAAGCCCGAACGACGATCGCGTATGGGCAAGAAAGCTGTTCGTGTTTTCCATCGTGGCCATCACCTCCCTGAGCGTCATGATGTCGGTGGATTCGATGGCGCCGATGCAGGAAAGCCTGCTGACTTACCTGCACTGA
- a CDS encoding cytochrome o ubiquinol oxidase subunit III, translated as MATDTLTHHNAAHAEHGHHDTGGNKVFGFWIYLMSDCILFGMLFATYAVLVNGTAGGPTGKELFDLKFVLVETFALLFSSITYGMAMIAMNKGNKSQVNAWLGLTFLFGLVFIGMEIYEFHHLIAEGAGPDRSAFLSAFFALVGTHGIHVTSGLIWIAIMMIQVTKYGLTSTNKTRLMCLSLFWHFLDVVWICVFTVVYLMGAM; from the coding sequence ATGGCCACTGATACGTTAACTCATCACAATGCAGCCCATGCCGAGCATGGGCACCACGACACCGGCGGCAATAAAGTCTTCGGTTTCTGGATCTACCTGATGAGCGACTGCATCCTGTTCGGGATGTTGTTCGCGACCTACGCCGTTCTGGTGAACGGCACCGCTGGCGGCCCGACCGGCAAGGAACTGTTCGATCTGAAGTTCGTGCTGGTGGAAACCTTCGCCCTGCTGTTCAGTAGTATCACCTACGGCATGGCGATGATCGCCATGAACAAAGGCAACAAGAGCCAGGTTAACGCCTGGCTGGGTTTGACCTTCCTGTTCGGGCTGGTGTTCATCGGTATGGAAATCTACGAATTCCATCACCTGATCGCAGAAGGCGCCGGTCCTGACCGCAGCGCGTTCCTGTCCGCGTTCTTTGCGCTGGTCGGCACCCACGGTATCCACGTGACCTCCGGCCTGATCTGGATCGCCATCATGATGATCCAGGTAACGAAATACGGCCTGACCAGCACCAACAAGACCCGTCTGATGTGTCTGAGCCTGTTCTGGCACTTCCTTGACGTGGTATGGATTTGTGTCTTCACTGTTGTTTATCTGATGGGGGCGATGTAA
- a CDS encoding cytochrome o ubiquinol oxidase subunit IV has product MSHSTHDHAGASHGSVKSYLIGFVLSIILTVIPFGLVMNGSASHSVILLTVLGCAVIQILVHLVYFLHLNTSSEERWNVVAIVFTALIIAIVVVGSLWIMMNAHHNMMIQ; this is encoded by the coding sequence ATGAGTCATTCCACACACGATCATGCCGGCGCCAGCCACGGTAGCGTGAAGTCCTATCTGATTGGTTTCGTCCTGTCCATCATCCTGACCGTTATTCCGTTCGGTCTGGTGATGAACGGTTCGGCTTCCCACAGCGTCATTCTGCTGACCGTGCTGGGCTGCGCCGTTATCCAGATTCTGGTTCATCTGGTGTACTTCCTGCATCTCAATACCTCATCAGAAGAGCGTTGGAATGTGGTAGCCATTGTGTTTACCGCCCTGATTATCGCAATCGTGGTGGTGGGATCCCTGTGGATCATGATGAATGCGCACCACAACATGATGATTCAGTAA